From a region of the Alnus glutinosa chromosome 1, dhAlnGlut1.1, whole genome shotgun sequence genome:
- the LOC133858847 gene encoding CASP-like protein 1E1 → MDGVENRELKEVKVGNRTRGRSSFDLILRVLALVLTLVAAILLGVDKQTKVVPVQLVSTLPVLHVPVTARWHHLSAFVYFVVANAIVSSYAALSLVLLFTGMGANRVLKSAIIIIDTLMVALLFSGIGATAAVGLIGYQGNSHLRWGKVCNVFEKFCHQVLASIALSMLGSLAFISIVVFSALRGHGKS, encoded by the exons ATGGATGGGGTGGAGAACAGAGAATTAAAGGAAGTGAAGGTGGGAAACCGAACAAGAGGGAGGAGTAGTTTTGATTTAATTCTGAGGGTTTTGGCGTTGGTGCTCACCTTGGTGGCCGCTATTCTTCTTGGGGTGGACAAGCAGACTAAGGTTGTTCCGGTTCAGCTTGTCTCAACCCTGCCAGTTCTCCATGTTCCGGTTACTGCTAGGTGGCATCACTTGTCTGCCTTCGT GTATTTTGTGGTGGCCAATGCTATTGTATCTTCATACGCAGCCCTCTCTCTAGTCCTTTTATTCACAGGCATGGGTGCAAACCGCGTCTTAAAGTCAGCGATCATCATCATCGATACGCTAATGGTGGCATTGCTCTTCTCCGGCATCGGAGCCACCGCCGCAGTCGGCTTAATTGGCTACCAAGGGAATTCTCACCTCCGGTGGGGAAAAGTGTGTAACGTGTTTGAGAAATTTTGCCATCAAGTGTTAGCATCTATTGCGCTTTCTATGCTTGGATCACTAGCGTTTATCTCGATAGTTGTCTTCTCTGCTTTGAGAGGCCATGGAAAATCCTAG